TCTTCGTGAGTGCCTTCCGCCCCAGAAAAATCGGACCAGGTCTGTCCCATGAATCAGGGCCTCCAAAATCGGTTTCAAGGGGGGACGGTGCTAAGGATCGCCACTTTACGTCAGGCTACCGTTGTCGCCAAGCCAGTCAGATCAGCCCAAAGCATGTACGGTGCGCGCAAATTCGATTGCCATCGCGGCCGCAGAAAAGGTTTTTTTGATGCGTGCCTGCAGAAAATCCAGCCTTGGGTCGCTTGTGCGCCAATTCAGCCGTAACGCTGTCAGTTTTGCGGCCAGTTCTGCGGTGTCACTGGGTTCAAAGAGGAAGCGGTCGTCATCCAGGACTTCGCCAATTGCGCCGGTGCGACTGCATAACAGCGGCACGCCCGCCGCTAGCACCTCGATAGGCGCAAGTCCGAAGGATTCATGCCGCGAGGGGTGGACGACCAGATCGTACTGCCGCACCAGGCCCCGGAAGTCTTCAACGCGGCCCAGAAAGCGAAATCGGCTACGCCTCTGGCGTGTCAGGTATAGGTCGTTCCGTGCTGGATCCGGCTGGATCCCGGTAAAGTCGCAATCCAGCCGGAAGCTGGAATCGGAGATTTCCAGGCGATCGAGTGCCGTCACCCAATCGGCCCAGCCCTTGCGCGATACCTCCGATCCCGCGATCAAGACTCGCGCGGGGAAATTCTCGGGTCGTGGCTTTGGGGGCAGGAACTCCTCTTCCGCAAGACCTTCGCGGTATAGATGGACATGCCGGCCTCCTGACCATCCGCCAGCGGCGAGCTGGAGTTCCTTGCCCACTGCGTAAAGCGCGTCGGCACGATTACAGCCGTACTTGAAAAAATCCCTCTGAGACATGCCGGGTGTACGCAGAATGACGACAGACCGCGCACCGCACGCCGAGGCCACGGCGTGCGAGAGCAAGCTATCCTGATGGTCGTTTGCCACGATGACGCGCGGCCGCCAGCCATTCGCTTGCAACAACGTCCGGACATGGTATGCGAAACGTGCGTTGCCCCAGAGCCTGCCCTGTAGCGAACGTGACCTCGGGAAGGGCGTGACTATGTTTGCAACGGCATATTCCTGGCACCAGTCCGCGAGCCAGCCCTCTTCACCGAGCACGACGACGGGTGTGAGCGCGCGCAGGGGGGGCTGCGTGACGAGCCGCGCGAGGGAAGTCTGTGCGCCTGCACGCGTTGCACGATTCTGCAGAAAGAGGACAACGTCCGTGACCTGCATGGCGGAGTTGGCCATAGATGCTGTGTGGCGCTCAATCTTCCCAAACTACCAGTTGCTTTGATTCGAGGCACTGGTTGACCAGCCCGGCGTAGCGCTCTTCCACCGAGTGGCGCTTGATCTTCATGGTTGGCGTCAGGAAGCCGTTGTCGATGCTCCACGGCTCGCGCACCACCACAATCCCGGCGACCTCCTCGTGCGCTTCCAGCGTGGCGTTGAGCTGCTCCAGGCTGGCGGTGAGCGACTGCGTGACCTGTTCGCGCGGCAGGCTCTTGGCGTTCTCGCTCAGCACCACCAGGGCGACCGGCTGCTTCAGGCCGGCGCCGACCAGGCACAGCATCTCGATGTTCGAATTCGTCGCCAGCTTGCCCTCGATGGGCGCAGGTGCCACGTACTTGCCCTTGAGCGTCTTGAAGATGTCCTTGACGCGGCCGGTGATGAAGATGAAGCCCTCCTCGTCGATGCGGCCCTTGTCGCCGGTGTGCACCCAGCCGCCGGCCAGGGTTTCGGCGGTTTTCTCCGGCTCCTTGTAGTAGCCGGTCATCTGCGCCGGGCTGCGGGTCAGGATCTCGCCTTCCTCGGACAGCTTGACCTCGCAGCCGGGCACGGCGCGGCCGACCGAGCCGAACTTGTTCGCGTCCGGCAGGTTG
This is a stretch of genomic DNA from Nevskiales bacterium. It encodes these proteins:
- a CDS encoding glycosyltransferase family 4 protein, with the translated sequence MANSAMQVTDVVLFLQNRATRAGAQTSLARLVTQPPLRALTPVVVLGEEGWLADWCQEYAVANIVTPFPRSRSLQGRLWGNARFAYHVRTLLQANGWRPRVIVANDHQDSLLSHAVASACGARSVVILRTPGMSQRDFFKYGCNRADALYAVGKELQLAAGGWSGGRHVHLYREGLAEEEFLPPKPRPENFPARVLIAGSEVSRKGWADWVTALDRLEISDSSFRLDCDFTGIQPDPARNDLYLTRQRRSRFRFLGRVEDFRGLVRQYDLVVHPSRHESFGLAPIEVLAAGVPLLCSRTGAIGEVLDDDRFLFEPSDTAELAAKLTALRLNWRTSDPRLDFLQARIKKTFSAAAMAIEFARTVHALG